A section of the Spirosoma pollinicola genome encodes:
- a CDS encoding phosphatase PAP2-related protein, which translates to MSILVPNPTSDLIWQTAWKSPVFRWKLSLGIIATLALLFTFPGFFQTIEHHSGPVLNDWVLKQLPPQDVSIGIFLTIWVTALLLLLRARFSPAVFMMFIYGYIIVSLSRMLSINLVPLDPPVGLIPLIDPISNAFYGKTYITKDLFYSGHTSSIFLMFLCLRKWWDRLFALIGSLVVGSLLLVQHVHYTVDVLGAFAFTYPLYWLGKKFALSGWDNIEKQQN; encoded by the coding sequence ATGTCCATTCTCGTACCGAATCCAACCAGTGACCTTATCTGGCAAACGGCCTGGAAATCACCTGTTTTTCGCTGGAAACTTAGTTTGGGTATCATTGCTACCCTTGCTCTACTATTTACATTTCCAGGTTTCTTCCAAACTATTGAGCATCATTCCGGACCTGTTCTCAATGATTGGGTGCTCAAACAATTGCCTCCACAGGATGTGTCAATTGGCATCTTCCTGACAATTTGGGTTACCGCCTTACTCTTACTCCTTCGTGCCCGATTCAGTCCTGCGGTATTCATGATGTTCATCTACGGATACATCATCGTCAGCCTATCACGCATGCTCAGTATTAACCTCGTACCGCTCGATCCACCTGTTGGCCTGATTCCACTCATCGACCCTATTAGTAATGCCTTTTACGGGAAGACGTACATTACCAAAGACCTGTTCTACTCCGGCCATACGTCATCTATTTTCCTAATGTTTCTCTGCCTTCGTAAGTGGTGGGATCGGCTGTTCGCACTTATTGGCTCGCTGGTAGTAGGCAGCTTATTGCTGGTACAACATGTACATTATACAGTCGATGTGCTGGGTGCCTTTGCGTTTACCTACCCACTCTACTGGCTTGGTAAGAAGTTTGCCCTCTCGGGTTGGGACAATATAGAAAAACAGCAGAATTGA